The proteins below are encoded in one region of Brassica napus cultivar Da-Ae chromosome A6, Da-Ae, whole genome shotgun sequence:
- the LOC106427205 gene encoding kinesin-like protein KIN-14D — MCFLPMVDASMSLTMTEFEDKKKHMHELQDRLADTERQLFEGEVLRKKLHNTILELKGNIRVFCRLRPLLPDDGGHQEASVIAYPRSSESLGRGIDVVQSG; from the exons ATGTGCTTTCTACCGATGGTAGATGCGTCTATGTCTCTTACTATGACGGAGTTtgaggataaaaaaaaacatatgcatGAGCTGCAAGACCGCCTTGCAGACACGGAGCGTCAACTTTTCGAAGGAGAGGTGTTGAGGAAGAAGCTTCACAACACCATTCTT GAACTGAAAGGAAACATACGTGTGTTCTGCCGACTGCGCCCCTTGCTACCGGATGATGGAGGACACCAAGAGGCCAGCGTCATTGCTTACCCTAGATCATCTGAATCTCTTGGGAGAGGCATTGATGTGGTCCAAAGTG GGTAA